The Aeromicrobium yanjiei genome includes a region encoding these proteins:
- a CDS encoding serine/threonine-protein kinase — MLADRYELDHEIGRGGMGTVWLARDVVLHRVVAVKQIGMGPGGGEPDLQRAEREAHLAARINHQNVVAVFDLVDEGGHQWLVMEHVDGPSLAGLIAERGALDPAEVAPIVEQVAAALAAAHEHGIVHRDVKPSNILLTHDGVAKLSDFGVARAQADASLTQTGLVTGSPAYLSPEVASGRTATAASDVWSLGATVFHALAGGPPYEVGDNLLGTMYRIVNEAPPTLEAGGPLAALVAAMMQHDPDARPTMAAVEEAVSTQSGVELDLESTQAMPAATAVARPTATTAFRPLEPPVEPAVPPVAPAVAAKPTPAATAPGRRASPTRSRTPWLITAGAVAALIAVVSFVGLRGGSADDAPRAAGERSSAGSGSASTEDEPAPAGDGEVTAEQMEGFAADYLSTASNDPDAGFTMLTPGYQRASNGIEGYKGFWEDVADLSVERVSADPASLRVSYTYSYDFKGDRRTEAVTLQLEKSGDSFLIAGAT; from the coding sequence ATGCTCGCGGACAGATATGAGCTCGATCATGAGATCGGTCGCGGCGGGATGGGCACGGTGTGGCTGGCCCGGGACGTGGTGCTTCACCGCGTCGTGGCAGTGAAGCAGATCGGCATGGGCCCAGGCGGCGGCGAGCCTGACCTGCAGCGGGCCGAGCGCGAGGCCCACCTGGCCGCGCGGATCAACCACCAGAACGTCGTCGCGGTGTTCGACCTGGTCGACGAGGGCGGGCACCAGTGGCTCGTCATGGAGCATGTCGACGGTCCCAGCCTCGCCGGCCTCATCGCGGAGCGCGGCGCACTCGATCCGGCCGAGGTCGCGCCGATCGTCGAGCAGGTCGCCGCGGCCCTCGCGGCGGCCCACGAGCACGGGATCGTCCACCGGGACGTGAAGCCGTCGAACATCCTGCTGACTCACGACGGCGTCGCCAAGCTGTCGGACTTCGGGGTGGCCCGCGCACAGGCCGACGCCTCGCTGACCCAGACCGGTCTGGTGACGGGCTCGCCCGCGTACCTGTCGCCCGAGGTCGCGAGTGGACGCACGGCGACGGCCGCGAGCGACGTCTGGTCGCTCGGTGCGACCGTCTTCCACGCCCTGGCCGGTGGCCCGCCGTACGAGGTCGGTGACAACCTGCTCGGCACGATGTACCGCATCGTCAACGAGGCGCCGCCGACGCTGGAGGCCGGTGGGCCGCTCGCGGCGCTCGTCGCGGCGATGATGCAGCACGACCCTGACGCGCGACCCACCATGGCCGCGGTCGAGGAGGCGGTGTCCACGCAGTCCGGCGTCGAGCTGGATCTGGAGAGCACGCAGGCGATGCCCGCAGCGACGGCGGTGGCCCGACCCACTGCCACGACAGCCTTCAGGCCGCTGGAGCCTCCCGTGGAACCCGCCGTGCCGCCTGTCGCGCCGGCGGTGGCCGCGAAACCGACGCCTGCGGCGACCGCCCCGGGGCGCCGCGCCTCGCCGACGAGGTCCCGTACACCGTGGCTGATCACTGCAGGTGCCGTCGCTGCGCTGATCGCCGTCGTCTCCTTCGTCGGCCTGCGCGGCGGATCCGCCGACGACGCGCCGAGGGCCGCGGGAGAGCGTTCCTCGGCGGGCTCGGGATCCGCGTCGACCGAGGACGAGCCCGCCCCGGCCGGCGACGGCGAGGTCACCGCCGAGCAGATGGAGGGCTTCGCCGCCGACTACCTGTCGACGGCGAGCAACGACCCCGACGCCGGCTTCACGATGCTCACCCCCGGCTACCAGCGGGCCAGCAACGGCATCGAGGGCTACAAGGGCTTCTGGGAGGACGTCGCCGACCTCTCCGTGGAACGGGTGTCGGCCGATCCGGCGTCGCTACGCGTCTCGTACACGTACTCCTACGACTTCAAGGGCGACCGTCGCACCGAGGCGGTCACCCTCCAGCTCGAGAAGTCGGGCGACAGCTTCCTGATCGCCGGCGCCACCTGA
- a CDS encoding PhzF family phenazine biosynthesis protein, translated as MHPFSQVDVFASELTLGNPVAVVHDADDLDEAQMAAFARWTNLSETTFLLRPTTPQADYRVRIFTTARELPFAGHPTLGTARAWLEAGGEPAHAGELVQQCAAGLVRVRMDGDRLAFAAPPLVRSGPVDAADLDEATAALGLDPSQVIDAAWVDNGPGWAALLLDSAETVLALEPDPSAFGVLDKVGVVGPHSPGGETAFEVRAFVPGSIGEDPVTGSLNASIGQWLTSTGRAPASYVAAQGTRLGRRGRVHVDLVDDVLWVGGRTTVGISGSVTAWGAGA; from the coding sequence ATGCACCCGTTCAGCCAGGTCGACGTGTTCGCCTCCGAGCTCACGCTCGGCAACCCCGTGGCCGTCGTCCACGACGCCGACGACCTCGACGAGGCCCAGATGGCGGCGTTCGCACGCTGGACCAACCTGTCGGAGACGACGTTCCTGCTGCGCCCGACGACGCCGCAGGCCGACTACCGCGTGCGGATCTTCACGACCGCGCGAGAGCTGCCGTTCGCCGGCCACCCGACGCTCGGCACCGCGCGCGCATGGCTCGAGGCCGGCGGGGAGCCCGCCCACGCCGGGGAGCTGGTGCAGCAGTGCGCCGCTGGGCTGGTGCGCGTACGCATGGACGGTGACCGGCTCGCGTTCGCCGCACCTCCGCTGGTCCGCAGCGGGCCCGTCGACGCTGCTGATCTCGACGAGGCCACGGCCGCACTGGGGCTCGATCCGTCCCAGGTCATCGACGCCGCGTGGGTCGACAACGGGCCCGGCTGGGCCGCACTGCTGCTCGACAGCGCCGAGACCGTCCTGGCGCTCGAGCCCGACCCCTCGGCGTTCGGCGTGCTCGACAAGGTCGGTGTCGTGGGTCCGCACTCCCCCGGCGGGGAGACCGCGTTCGAGGTCAGGGCGTTCGTGCCCGGCTCGATCGGCGAGGACCCCGTGACCGGCAGCCTCAACGCGTCGATCGGCCAGTGGCTGACGTCGACCGGCCGGGCCCCCGCGTCGTACGTCGCCGCGCAGGGGACGCGCCTCGGTCGGCGCGGCCGCGTGCACGTCGACCTGGTCGACGACGTGCTCTGGGTCGGGGGTCGGACAACGGTCGGCATCAGCGGCTCGGTCACCGCGTGGGGCGCTGGGGCCTGA
- a CDS encoding MFS transporter, with amino-acid sequence MTDQDVAAPQPPVRASSRRATLELVFVGLGALVVALSQSLLIPVLSILPAELDTSAGNVNWLLTSTLLAAAVSVPIMGRLGDMFGKRRLLLVAVGALVVGSLLTAVTDNIGLLIAGRAIQGCAAAAIPLGISLLAAVLPREKVGSAIALVSAMLGIGGALGLPIAGLVAENADFHVLFWITFGAGLIAFVGILAIVPEAPGRSGGRVDLVGSVLLAAGLICLLLPLSQSSAWGWGDSRIWILLAIAAVLIAVFGFSQMRIKDPLVDLRALGRRPIVLTNLASILFGFALFASFIGTASYVEAPESTGYGFGSSLLVGGLAMLPGGIAMLLLSPVAARLIERRGAPQTLALGAVIVAAGFLMRIVVHDSLWQVIVGSAIVGAGTGVGYAAMPALINAHTPGNEIAAANGLNSLFRSLGSSLASAIGGSILAANTVILGDIAAPSLSAYQQLFAICGGAAVVAAVLVLLIPHRPTSPGSH; translated from the coding sequence ATGACAGACCAAGACGTCGCGGCCCCGCAGCCGCCCGTACGCGCCTCGTCCCGGCGCGCGACGCTCGAGCTGGTGTTCGTGGGCCTCGGCGCGCTCGTCGTGGCGCTGTCGCAGTCCCTGCTGATCCCCGTCCTCTCGATCCTGCCCGCGGAGCTGGACACCTCGGCTGGCAACGTCAACTGGCTGCTCACCTCGACCCTGCTCGCGGCAGCCGTCTCGGTGCCGATCATGGGACGCCTCGGCGACATGTTCGGCAAGCGCCGGCTCCTGCTGGTGGCCGTCGGTGCCCTGGTCGTCGGCTCGCTGCTGACCGCTGTCACCGACAACATCGGCCTGCTGATCGCCGGTCGCGCGATCCAGGGCTGTGCGGCCGCCGCCATCCCGCTGGGCATCAGCCTGCTGGCCGCCGTCCTGCCGCGGGAGAAGGTCGGCTCGGCCATCGCGCTGGTCAGCGCGATGCTCGGGATCGGCGGCGCGCTCGGCCTGCCGATCGCCGGTCTCGTCGCGGAGAACGCGGACTTCCACGTCCTGTTCTGGATCACGTTCGGCGCGGGCCTGATCGCGTTCGTCGGCATCCTCGCGATCGTCCCGGAGGCCCCGGGACGCAGCGGCGGCCGGGTCGACCTGGTCGGCTCGGTGCTGCTCGCGGCCGGCCTCATCTGCCTGCTGCTGCCGCTCTCGCAGAGCTCCGCGTGGGGCTGGGGCGACTCCCGCATCTGGATCCTGCTGGCCATCGCGGCGGTGCTGATCGCGGTGTTCGGGTTCAGCCAGATGCGCATCAAGGATCCGCTGGTCGACCTGCGCGCCCTCGGTCGCCGCCCGATCGTGCTCACGAACCTGGCCTCGATCCTGTTCGGCTTCGCCCTGTTCGCGTCGTTCATCGGCACGGCCTCGTACGTCGAGGCGCCCGAGTCGACCGGCTACGGCTTCGGGTCGAGCCTGCTCGTCGGCGGTCTGGCGATGCTGCCTGGCGGCATCGCGATGCTGCTGCTCTCGCCGGTCGCGGCCAGGCTGATCGAGCGCCGCGGCGCCCCGCAGACCCTCGCGCTCGGTGCCGTCATCGTCGCGGCGGGCTTCCTCATGCGGATCGTCGTCCACGACTCCCTGTGGCAGGTCATCGTCGGCTCGGCGATCGTCGGCGCCGGAACGGGTGTCGGCTACGCCGCGATGCCCGCGCTGATCAACGCGCACACGCCGGGGAACGAGATCGCTGCGGCCAACGGGCTGAACAGCTTGTTCCGCAGCCTCGGCAGCTCGCTCGCGAGCGCGATCGGCGGCAGCATCCTGGCCGCCAACACCGTGATCCTCGGTGACATCGCCGCGCCCTCGTTGTCGGCCTACCAGCAGCTGTTCGCGATCTGCGGCGGTGCGGCCGTGGTGGCCGCGGTGCTCGTGCTGCTCATCCCGCACCGACCCACGTCGCCGGGCAGCCACTGA
- a CDS encoding HNH endonuclease, translating into MNPKPTIDAMRTAAQALSSGDVRETLHAVQMAQDALDAVKGVLLAELQASKDFELDGASTLNTWVRNQLHLKSGQATVLVKSVAALRDLPLVAEAATSGLISAAHVQVFVYGLAHVGLEPMLQHEEVLVAVAAENEPGVLWEAVKHLKAITHPEDLDEAWKGGMDKEDFAVDALPDGFHVTGFLNTLTGLKLKKVMDSVSAPRDADDTRTGAQRRVQGLDDLLDSILGNGLPSDKGVRPHMSVFVDAETLEAAAERVEQETEHPHLIPDPMPESEPATLAGHGAIGPHLLMFLFCLSGVTGFVREQDQILNVGHTRYEPNMKQRKAVLARQRGVCATPGCNHTHLEVHHSVWWSLGGRTDLDQLVGLCVRCHHLVHRGLLHVAGNAVDGFEFTNRHQRPVRRRRRTGYRRAA; encoded by the coding sequence ATGAATCCGAAGCCCACGATCGACGCGATGCGCACTGCTGCGCAGGCGCTCTCGTCGGGTGACGTGCGCGAGACATTGCATGCGGTGCAGATGGCGCAGGACGCGTTGGATGCGGTCAAGGGTGTGCTGCTGGCGGAGCTGCAGGCCTCGAAGGATTTCGAGCTGGACGGTGCGTCGACGCTGAACACGTGGGTGCGCAACCAGCTGCACCTGAAGTCGGGGCAGGCCACGGTGCTGGTGAAGAGCGTGGCGGCGTTGCGTGACCTGCCTCTGGTGGCCGAGGCGGCGACGTCGGGGCTGATCAGCGCCGCGCACGTGCAGGTGTTCGTCTACGGACTCGCCCACGTCGGGCTGGAGCCGATGCTCCAGCACGAAGAGGTGCTGGTCGCTGTGGCGGCCGAGAATGAGCCCGGCGTGCTGTGGGAAGCGGTCAAGCACCTCAAGGCCATCACTCACCCTGAAGACCTCGACGAGGCCTGGAAGGGTGGGATGGACAAGGAGGACTTCGCTGTCGACGCCCTCCCCGATGGGTTCCATGTCACCGGCTTCCTCAACACCCTGACCGGGCTCAAGCTCAAGAAGGTGATGGACTCCGTGTCCGCACCGCGGGACGCCGATGACACCCGCACCGGTGCGCAGCGTCGGGTGCAGGGGTTGGACGACTTGTTGGACAGCATCCTGGGCAACGGGCTCCCGTCGGACAAGGGTGTGCGCCCGCACATGTCGGTGTTCGTGGACGCCGAGACGTTGGAGGCAGCCGCCGAACGCGTCGAGCAGGAGACTGAGCATCCCCACCTGATCCCCGACCCGATGCCCGAGAGCGAACCGGCCACACTGGCTGGGCACGGGGCAATCGGCCCGCACCTGCTGATGTTCTTGTTCTGCCTGTCGGGGGTGACCGGGTTCGTGCGCGAGCAGGACCAGATCCTCAACGTCGGCCACACCAGGTACGAGCCGAACATGAAGCAGCGCAAGGCGGTCCTGGCCCGCCAACGCGGTGTCTGCGCCACCCCCGGCTGCAACCACACTCATCTGGAGGTCCACCACTCGGTGTGGTGGTCGCTTGGGGGTCGCACCGATCTCGACCAGCTCGTCGGGCTCTGCGTCCGATGCCACCACCTGGTGCACCGCGGTCTCCTGCACGTCGCGGGCAACGCGGTCGACGGGTTCGAGTTCACCAACCGCCACCAGCGGCCCGTTCGACGTCGACGACGAACCGGCTACCGCCGAGCCGCCTGA
- a CDS encoding Lrp/AsnC family transcriptional regulator, with amino-acid sequence MDQLDVALVEAMHAHPRVGDLELSRLTHVARATVQSRLAKLEEAGVITGYGPSVDLVAAGHPVLAFVTLEIMQGSLDAVTAELDSLPNVLEAYITSGNADVVCKIAATSHEDLKDTLLHISQSGSVARSTSVIVLSELVPPRVLPMLRKGADDGPSRSPSFRSA; translated from the coding sequence ATGGACCAGCTCGATGTCGCGCTCGTCGAGGCGATGCACGCCCATCCGCGCGTGGGGGACCTCGAGCTCTCGCGGCTGACCCACGTCGCCCGCGCCACGGTGCAGTCCCGGCTCGCCAAGCTCGAGGAGGCCGGCGTGATCACCGGCTACGGGCCCTCGGTCGATCTCGTCGCGGCCGGCCACCCGGTCCTGGCCTTCGTGACCCTCGAGATCATGCAGGGCTCACTCGACGCCGTGACGGCCGAGCTGGACTCGCTGCCCAACGTCCTCGAGGCGTACATCACGAGCGGCAATGCGGACGTCGTGTGCAAGATCGCCGCGACCTCGCACGAGGACCTCAAGGACACCCTGCTGCACATCAGCCAGTCCGGATCGGTCGCCCGGTCCACCAGCGTGATCGTGCTGTCCGAGCTGGTGCCACCTCGCGTCCTGCCGATGCTGCGCAAGGGTGCCGACGACGGCCCGAGCCGGTCCCCGTCGTTCCGGTCCGCATGA